Proteins encoded within one genomic window of Bacillus thuringiensis:
- a CDS encoding exosporium glycoprotein BclB-related protein has translation MSHNNCFGHNNCNNPIVFTPECCNNPQTVPITSEQLGRLITLLNSLISAIAAFFANPSDANRLALLNLFTQLLNLLNELAPSPEGNFLKQLIQSIINVLQSPNPDLSKLLSLLQQFYSALAPFFFSLIIDPASLQLLLNLLTQLIGATPGRGPTGPTGPTGPGGAGGATGATGATGPTGAGATGATGATGATGATGATGPTGPTGAGATGPTGPTGATGGTGPTGVSGATGLTGGTGPTGGTGPTGATGPTGATGLTGATGATGGGAIIPFASGTTPAALVNALVANTGTLLGFGFSQPGVALTGGTSITLALGVGDYAFVAPRAGTITSLAGFFSATAALAPLSPVQVQIQILTAPAASNTFTVQGAPLLLTPAFAVIAIGATASGIIPEAIPVAAGDKVLLYVSLTAASPIAAVAGFVSAGINIV, from the coding sequence ATGTCACATAACAATTGTTTTGGTCATAACAACTGCAATAATCCGATTGTTTTCACTCCAGAATGTTGTAACAATCCGCAAACAGTTCCAATTACTAGTGAGCAATTAGGTAGATTAATTACTTTACTAAACTCTTTAATTTCGGCTATTGCAGCGTTTTTTGCAAATCCAAGTGATGCAAACAGATTAGCTTTACTCAATTTGTTTACTCAACTATTGAACTTACTAAATGAATTAGCACCTTCTCCAGAAGGGAATTTCTTAAAACAATTAATTCAAAGTATTATCAATGTACTACAGTCTCCTAACCCAGATTTAAGCAAATTACTTTCCTTGTTACAACAATTCTACAGTGCTCTTGCACCATTCTTCTTCTCTTTAATTATTGATCCAGCAAGTTTACAACTTTTATTAAACTTATTAACACAACTAATTGGTGCTACTCCAGGTAGAGGTCCAACAGGTCCGACAGGTCCAACAGGTCCAGGAGGAGCAGGAGGAGCGACAGGAGCAACTGGTGCAACAGGCCCAACAGGAGCAGGAGCAACTGGTGCAACAGGAGCAACAGGAGCAACAGGAGCAACAGGAGCAACAGGTCCAACAGGTCCAACAGGAGCAGGAGCAACAGGTCCAACAGGCCCAACTGGTGCAACAGGAGGAACAGGTCCAACAGGAGTATCTGGAGCAACAGGCTTAACAGGAGGAACAGGTCCAACAGGAGGAACAGGTCCAACGGGAGCAACAGGCCCAACGGGAGCAACAGGCTTAACAGGAGCAACAGGAGCAACTGGTGGCGGAGCTATTATTCCATTCGCTTCAGGTACAACACCAGCTGCGTTAGTTAACGCATTAGTTGCTAATACAGGAACTCTACTTGGATTTGGATTTAGTCAGCCTGGTGTAGCTTTAACTGGTGGAACTAGTATCACTTTAGCGTTAGGTGTAGGTGATTATGCATTCGTAGCACCACGTGCAGGAACTATCACGTCACTAGCTGGTTTCTTTAGTGCAACAGCTGCATTAGCTCCATTATCACCTGTGCAAGTACAGATACAAATATTAACTGCACCAGCAGCAAGTAATACGTTTACAGTACAGGGAGCACCTTTATTATTAACACCGGCATTTGCTGTAATAGCGATTGGTGCTACAGCATCAGGGATCATACCTGAAGCTATTCCAGTAGCAGCTGGGGATAAAGTATTATTATATGTTTCCTTAACAGCAGCAAGTCCAATAGCTGCAGTAGCTGGATTTGTAAGTGCAGGTATTAATATCGTTTAA
- a CDS encoding DUF4183 domain-containing protein, which yields MNRNEKFSLNKGMKRPENIGPTFPVLPPIYIPTGATGATGVTGPTGATGATGATGVTGPTGATGVTGPTGATGVTGPTGATGVTGVTGPTGATGVTGVTGPTGATGVTGVTGVTGPTGATGVTGVTGPTGATGATGVTGVTGVTGVTGVTGVTGATGITGATGATGPTGATGITGVTGVTGVTGVTGATGATGATGVTGATGATGVTGTTGPTGVIGPITTTNLLFYTFSDGEKLIYTDSDGLAQYGTTHILSPDEVSYINLFINGILQPQPLYKVSTGQLTLLDDQPPPQGSSIILQFIIIN from the coding sequence TTGAACCGCAATGAAAAATTCTCTTTGAATAAAGGTATGAAAAGACCAGAAAATATTGGACCTACTTTTCCGGTTCTTCCGCCAATTTATATTCCAACAGGAGCAACAGGAGCAACAGGGGTAACAGGTCCAACAGGAGCAACAGGAGCAACAGGAGCAACAGGGGTAACAGGTCCAACAGGAGCAACAGGGGTAACAGGTCCAACAGGAGCAACAGGGGTAACAGGTCCAACAGGAGCAACAGGGGTAACAGGGGTAACAGGTCCAACAGGAGCAACAGGGGTAACAGGGGTAACAGGTCCAACAGGAGCAACAGGGGTAACAGGAGTAACAGGGGTAACAGGTCCAACAGGAGCAACAGGGGTAACAGGAGTAACAGGTCCAACAGGAGCAACAGGAGCAACAGGGGTAACAGGAGTAACAGGAGTAACAGGAGTAACAGGAGTAACAGGAGTAACAGGAGCAACGGGAATAACAGGAGCAACAGGAGCAACAGGTCCAACAGGAGCAACGGGAATAACAGGAGTAACAGGAGTAACAGGAGTAACAGGAGTAACAGGAGCGACAGGAGCAACGGGAGCAACAGGAGTAACAGGAGCAACGGGAGCAACAGGAGTAACAGGAACAACAGGTCCAACTGGAGTTATTGGCCCCATAACAACAACTAATTTATTATTTTACACTTTTTCAGATGGAGAGAAGCTTATATATACAGATTCAGATGGGCTAGCTCAATATGGTACAACTCACATATTATCTCCTGATGAGGTTTCGTACATTAACTTGTTTATTAATGGAATACTTCAACCACAACCATTATATAAAGTTAGTACTGGTCAGCTAACTTTATTGGATGATCAACCGCCACCTCAAGGTTCATCAATTATTTTGCAATTCATTATTATTAATTAA
- a CDS encoding cupin domain-containing protein, producing the protein MTSNIDYTSPSTNFTYDLNKSNFFQKDAQNYINVLGVKQLNTLENTSLLDIYLSSGNVVEPHIHQNAAELVYCISGSAVVSLLNPFTNQLLNLPITPGQVANIPQAWWHYEIATADNTHLLAIFDAPTPEVIFGSDILRLTPSNIMAHTYCLDEQQWKQAVSPIQSTTVIGPPTNCNKNRRTINPTTQPPNPQQNLYYQDSYYFPLYWGY; encoded by the coding sequence ATGACTTCTAATATCGACTACACTTCCCCCTCAACTAATTTCACTTATGATTTAAATAAAAGTAATTTTTTTCAGAAAGATGCCCAAAATTATATAAATGTACTTGGCGTGAAACAATTAAATACGTTAGAAAACACTTCTTTATTAGATATTTATTTAAGTTCAGGTAATGTTGTAGAACCGCATATTCATCAAAATGCAGCTGAACTTGTTTACTGTATTTCAGGATCTGCGGTTGTTTCTTTACTTAATCCTTTTACGAATCAACTATTAAACTTACCGATAACACCAGGGCAAGTTGCCAACATTCCACAAGCGTGGTGGCATTATGAAATTGCTACAGCAGATAATACTCATTTATTAGCAATTTTTGATGCCCCAACACCAGAAGTTATTTTTGGTTCTGATATTTTAAGATTAACTCCCTCTAATATAATGGCCCATACTTACTGTCTCGATGAACAACAATGGAAACAAGCGGTATCCCCTATTCAATCCACTACAGTAATTGGTCCCCCAACAAATTGTAATAAAAACCGCAGAACGATAAACCCAACAACTCAGCCTCCTAATCCACAACAAAATTTATATTACCAAGATTCATATTATTTCCCTCTTTACTGGGGATATTAA
- a CDS encoding collagen-like protein: MILIDYQNKDISINFPLFDISRIILPHSPTGSTGPTGSTGPTGSTGFTGHTGSIGSTGPTGSTGSTGFTGHTGSTGSTGPTGSTGSTGSTGFTGHTGSTGSTGPTGATGSTGPTGATGSTGPTGATGSTGPTGATGSTGPTGATGSTGPTGATGSTGPTGATGSTGPTGATGAASVGLTNYLYVFDTTNQLIVVGSSVTFNTNGPITGTALSHITGTGNIIINTLGTYVAEFQLQASRENQFSFALNGTPIPGGRFGTGSPHTINQGTAAFTVTVVPSTLTLINNTSSSGTITLSNSDGGSLTNVSASISIFQVG; encoded by the coding sequence GTGATTTTGATAGATTATCAAAACAAAGATATATCCATTAACTTTCCACTTTTTGATATTAGCCGTATTATTCTCCCACATTCCCCTACCGGATCTACTGGTCCTACCGGTTCCACCGGACCTACTGGCTCTACTGGCTTCACTGGACATACTGGTTCTATCGGTTCCACCGGACCTACTGGCTCTACTGGTTCTACCGGTTTCACCGGACATACTGGCTCCACTGGTTCCACCGGGCCTACTGGCTCTACTGGTTCCACTGGTTCTACCGGTTTCACCGGACATACTGGCTCCACTGGTTCCACCGGGCCTACTGGGGCTACCGGTTCCACTGGACCTACTGGGGCTACCGGTTCCACTGGACCTACTGGGGCTACCGGTTCCACTGGACCTACTGGAGCTACCGGTTCCACTGGACCTACTGGGGCTACCGGTTCCACTGGACCTACTGGGGCTACCGGTTCCACTGGACCTACTGGGGCTACCGGTTCCACTGGACCTACTGGGGCTACCGGGGCGGCTAGTGTAGGATTAACAAACTATCTATATGTTTTTGATACTACTAACCAATTAATCGTAGTGGGAAGTAGTGTTACTTTTAACACAAATGGACCTATAACAGGAACTGCCCTTAGTCACATCACAGGTACTGGAAATATTATAATTAATACACTAGGAACATATGTAGCAGAGTTTCAATTACAAGCTTCTCGTGAAAACCAATTCTCCTTTGCACTAAATGGTACACCAATTCCAGGTGGGCGTTTTGGTACAGGGTCACCACATACAATAAATCAAGGTACTGCTGCTTTTACCGTAACAGTTGTTCCTTCAACATTGACTTTAATAAATAACACCTCTTCATCAGGTACTATCACTCTCTCAAATAGTGATGGTGGCTCTTTAACAAATGTATCTGCAAGTATAAGTATTTTTCAGGTCGGATAA
- a CDS encoding helix-turn-helix domain-containing protein: MEEIQLILAKNLKTIREKEKLSLEKVSQLTGVSKTMIGQIERGESSPTLTTIWKIANGLKVSFTSLINNPQPDTKVVLRNDIQVLSEDKGRYKVYPSFPFQDDRNFEIYTVEIETEGKLNSEGHKEGTEEFITVFEGELTIEINDCQYKLNSGDSIRFKADRPHSYRNFGRTLTRLSMTIYYSTS, encoded by the coding sequence ATGGAAGAAATTCAACTTATTTTGGCGAAAAATTTAAAGACAATACGAGAGAAAGAAAAATTAAGTTTAGAAAAGGTTTCTCAATTAACAGGTGTGAGTAAAACGATGATTGGACAAATTGAAAGAGGAGAGTCAAGCCCAACATTAACAACGATATGGAAAATTGCGAATGGTTTGAAAGTGTCTTTTACTTCTTTAATCAATAATCCGCAACCGGATACGAAAGTTGTTTTACGAAATGATATTCAAGTATTATCAGAAGACAAAGGGAGGTATAAAGTGTATCCTTCTTTTCCTTTTCAAGATGATAGGAACTTTGAAATCTATACGGTTGAAATTGAAACAGAAGGAAAGTTAAATTCAGAAGGGCATAAAGAAGGGACTGAAGAATTTATAACGGTGTTTGAAGGGGAATTGACAATTGAAATAAATGATTGTCAATATAAATTAAATAGTGGGGATTCAATTCGCTTTAAGGCGGATAGACCGCATTCCTATCGTAATTTTGGAAGAACGCTAACTCGGTTAAGTATGACCATTTATTATTCAACTTCATAA
- a CDS encoding DUF4183 domain-containing protein: protein MPIIQPFMASRRFTSTLGAGTGTGAAFAVAATACLNDAGTTATAFPTFTYYNLYVNGILQPSVNSSVTTGPTGAITIPGGDALDGGIPITIEFIVT from the coding sequence TTGCCAATTATTCAACCATTTATGGCATCTAGAAGATTTACATCTACATTAGGAGCTGGAACAGGAACAGGTGCCGCTTTTGCTGTTGCTGCCACAGCTTGTTTAAATGACGCGGGTACTACCGCAACTGCTTTTCCGACTTTTACGTATTACAACCTCTATGTAAATGGCATTCTTCAACCGAGCGTGAACTCCAGTGTTACTACTGGGCCTACTGGTGCTATTACAATTCCTGGCGGAGATGCGTTAGACGGCGGAATTCCAATTACAATTGAATTTATCGTCACTTAG
- a CDS encoding ABC transporter ATP-binding protein, which yields MKSFRKLLQYLKPYMFFAIIGPLFMVLEVAMDLIQPTIMQHIIDVGIANRDMNYVIKMGLLMIGAAALGLVGGLGCMMYSTKAAVNFATDIRKDVFAKIETFSSENRDSFGTGKLLTIVTNDVTSIQSAMTMTLRVLVRGPLLFIGSIIIVFVTARELFPILLVVVPVLLLAIIFIASKASGTFKKVQEALDKVNTKLQENLSGVRVIKAYVRQKYEINQFGNVNTNLTKINIRAVQLISLMMPIIMLVVSGGIVATLWIGGEKVFNGTLQVGAILAFINYLNIILMSLMSISMVFMQIARAFPSADRVQQVLNTEVDIISETNALVPKKIEGHIDFKNVSYSYTKNNEYVLKDISFRICKGEKVGIIGSTGSGKSTLAKLLPRLYDVDQGEICIDGINVKAYDLQKLRGSIGFVPQKALLFSGSIEENLRYGKEDATKDELEVAASSACATEFINKLEDSYQYHLTQSATNLSGGQKQRVSIARALVRKPSILVLDDSTSAVDAKSESNIQLALRKEYKGTTTLLIASKISSIIDADKILVLDNGELVGDGTHEELLEQCEVYQEIYLSQGGNIHKEGGKEHA from the coding sequence ATGAAATCATTTCGCAAATTATTACAGTATTTAAAACCATACATGTTCTTCGCTATTATTGGACCGCTATTTATGGTACTTGAGGTTGCGATGGACTTAATTCAACCGACTATTATGCAACATATTATTGATGTTGGGATAGCAAATCGGGATATGAATTATGTAATAAAAATGGGACTTCTTATGATAGGAGCTGCAGCACTCGGTTTAGTTGGAGGACTTGGGTGTATGATGTATTCTACAAAAGCAGCTGTTAATTTCGCTACTGACATACGAAAAGATGTGTTTGCGAAAATAGAAACATTTTCTAGTGAAAATCGTGATTCGTTTGGAACTGGAAAGTTATTAACAATTGTGACAAATGATGTCACTTCTATTCAATCGGCGATGACGATGACATTACGTGTTCTTGTTCGTGGTCCTTTGTTGTTTATCGGAAGTATAATAATTGTTTTTGTAACTGCGCGTGAGTTATTTCCTATATTACTCGTAGTCGTTCCAGTTTTATTACTTGCGATTATATTTATTGCAAGTAAAGCAAGCGGGACGTTCAAAAAAGTGCAAGAAGCATTAGATAAAGTGAATACAAAGTTACAAGAAAATCTATCTGGAGTACGTGTGATTAAAGCGTATGTAAGACAAAAATATGAAATCAATCAGTTTGGAAATGTTAATACAAATTTAACGAAGATAAATATTCGAGCGGTGCAGCTTATTTCCTTGATGATGCCAATCATTATGTTAGTTGTAAGCGGCGGGATTGTCGCAACATTATGGATTGGTGGAGAAAAAGTATTTAATGGAACTCTTCAAGTAGGAGCTATATTAGCGTTTATAAACTATTTGAATATTATTTTAATGTCTCTTATGTCTATAAGTATGGTATTTATGCAAATCGCGCGAGCATTTCCGTCTGCGGATCGTGTACAGCAAGTATTAAATACTGAGGTTGATATTATAAGCGAAACAAATGCGCTTGTACCTAAGAAAATCGAGGGACATATTGATTTTAAAAACGTTAGTTATAGTTACACGAAAAATAATGAATATGTTTTAAAAGATATTTCATTTCGCATATGTAAAGGTGAAAAAGTAGGAATTATCGGTTCTACTGGAAGTGGTAAATCTACTTTAGCGAAACTGTTACCACGTTTATACGATGTTGATCAAGGGGAAATATGTATTGATGGAATAAATGTTAAGGCATACGATTTACAAAAACTTCGTGGTTCAATAGGTTTTGTACCTCAAAAAGCATTGTTGTTTTCAGGTAGTATAGAAGAGAACTTACGTTATGGAAAAGAAGATGCAACGAAGGACGAACTGGAAGTTGCGGCTTCATCAGCTTGTGCGACTGAGTTTATTAACAAGCTGGAAGATTCTTATCAATATCATTTAACACAAAGTGCGACGAATTTATCAGGTGGACAAAAACAGCGTGTATCAATTGCAAGAGCGCTTGTGAGAAAGCCATCTATTCTTGTATTAGATGATTCTACATCAGCAGTGGATGCTAAATCAGAATCTAACATTCAGTTGGCATTAAGAAAAGAATATAAAGGAACAACGACATTATTAATTGCCTCTAAAATCTCATCAATAATAGATGCTGATAAAATTCTCGTTTTAGATAACGGTGAATTAGTTGGTGATGGTACGCATGAAGAACTGTTAGAACAATGTGAGGTATATCAAGAAATCTATCTTTCCCAAGGTGGCAATATACATAAGGAAGGTGGGAAAGAACATGCGTAA
- a CDS encoding ABC transporter ATP-binding protein, producing the protein MRNFQGQFANKGGRNAPKSGKANNTKETVMRVWNYMGYQKAALTFVIFLVFVTTLLGLLGPYLMGVIIDQYIVPKDLSGTARMCVLLIAIYGVTVLLTWLQTFVMVNVALKTIQKIRQDIFEKIQTLSLRFFDVRSQGDLMSRVTNDIDNLNQALTQSVVQIISSALTFIGVTIAMFALDWILAIVTLITVPIMFFVTKKLVAYSGKNFAKRQKDLGELNGFIEEAITGADVTTLYGKEKETVQNFNKINEQLRVSATKADTFSTFIFPSMNFINNLGMGLVIGTGSVMVLNGMTTVGVIAAFINYSRQFSRPLSQFATLMNTIQAAVAGGERVFEIMDEVPEIQNKKDAFIVQNLQGHVELENVSFGYEENKTILKEVSLKAQPGETIALVGPTGSGKTTIINLLTRFYDIQQGKIHIDGKNIKDYDINSLRNKIGVVLQDTYLFAGTIMDNIRYGRLDASDEEVINAAKAASAHSFIKHLPNQYETKIASEGSNLSQGQKQLLAIARAILADADILILDEATSNIDTRTELQIQEGLNNLMRGRTNFVIAHRLKTIEKADQILVIKDGSILEKGNHESLMEDRGFYFDLYTSQFKI; encoded by the coding sequence ATGCGTAATTTTCAAGGGCAATTTGCAAATAAAGGTGGACGTAACGCACCTAAGAGTGGGAAAGCTAATAATACGAAAGAAACTGTAATGCGAGTATGGAACTATATGGGGTATCAAAAGGCTGCTCTTACGTTCGTTATATTTTTAGTATTTGTAACGACGTTACTTGGTTTATTAGGTCCATATTTAATGGGAGTAATTATCGATCAATATATTGTGCCAAAAGATTTAAGCGGTACGGCGAGAATGTGTGTGTTACTTATCGCGATTTACGGTGTAACGGTATTGTTAACTTGGTTACAAACATTTGTCATGGTTAACGTTGCATTAAAAACGATACAAAAAATACGACAAGATATTTTTGAGAAAATCCAAACGCTTTCTTTACGGTTTTTTGATGTACGTTCTCAAGGGGATTTAATGAGTCGTGTGACAAATGACATAGATAATTTGAATCAAGCGTTGACACAAAGTGTTGTACAAATTATTTCATCAGCATTAACCTTTATAGGTGTAACGATTGCGATGTTCGCATTAGATTGGATTTTAGCGATTGTTACTTTAATTACAGTACCTATTATGTTTTTCGTTACAAAAAAACTCGTGGCTTATAGTGGTAAAAACTTTGCAAAGCGTCAAAAAGATTTAGGAGAATTAAATGGATTTATTGAGGAAGCTATAACAGGAGCGGATGTTACAACGTTATACGGAAAAGAAAAAGAAACTGTACAAAATTTCAATAAAATTAATGAACAACTAAGAGTTTCAGCTACGAAGGCGGATACATTTTCAACCTTTATTTTTCCGAGTATGAACTTTATTAACAACTTAGGCATGGGACTTGTAATTGGAACTGGATCAGTAATGGTTTTAAATGGAATGACTACAGTAGGTGTCATTGCGGCGTTTATTAATTATTCTCGTCAATTCTCAAGACCACTCAGTCAATTTGCAACTTTAATGAATACGATTCAAGCGGCAGTTGCTGGTGGAGAACGTGTCTTTGAAATTATGGATGAAGTACCGGAAATCCAAAATAAAAAAGATGCATTCATTGTACAAAATTTACAGGGGCATGTTGAACTCGAGAATGTTTCGTTTGGGTATGAGGAAAATAAAACGATTTTAAAAGAAGTAAGTCTTAAGGCGCAGCCAGGGGAGACAATTGCTTTAGTTGGTCCAACTGGATCGGGCAAAACAACAATCATTAATTTGCTAACGCGTTTTTACGATATACAGCAAGGGAAAATTCATATCGATGGAAAAAATATAAAAGATTATGATATTAATTCGTTGCGAAATAAAATAGGAGTAGTTTTACAAGATACGTATTTATTTGCTGGGACGATTATGGATAATATCCGTTATGGTCGATTAGATGCTAGTGATGAAGAAGTAATCAATGCAGCTAAGGCAGCATCTGCACATTCTTTCATAAAGCATTTACCGAATCAATATGAAACAAAAATTGCTTCAGAAGGATCGAATTTAAGTCAAGGACAGAAACAACTTCTTGCGATTGCAAGGGCAATTTTAGCAGATGCAGATATATTAATTCTCGACGAAGCGACATCTAATATTGATACGAGAACAGAATTACAAATTCAAGAAGGACTGAACAATTTAATGAGAGGTCGAACAAATTTTGTAATCGCTCATCGACTGAAAACGATCGAAAAAGCAGATCAAATTCTTGTTATAAAAGATGGAAGTATTTTAGAAAAAGGGAATCATGAATCTCTCATGGAAGATAGAGGGTTTTACTTTGATCTGTATACGAGTCAGTTTAAAATTTAA
- a CDS encoding LysE family transporter, which yields MPIFSFLLFVFISSFTPGPNNFLAMTYANQHGLKRSMQFCFGVAFGFFILTSLCSFFNIVLIKILPIIEFPLKILGVAYMLYLAFKVLTSKTSTDPDGKYTENLFTVGIFLQFINPKGILFGLTVVSTFILPYYNSYSSYLLFSLFLGVVGLMSTFSWSLFGSVFQKLLLKHTKSFNIIMAILLVFSAISIVVN from the coding sequence ATGCCTATTTTTTCTTTTTTGTTATTTGTTTTTATAAGTAGCTTCACACCCGGACCTAACAATTTTTTAGCTATGACATACGCCAATCAACATGGTTTAAAAAGGAGTATGCAATTTTGCTTCGGAGTAGCTTTCGGTTTTTTCATCCTCACTTCCTTATGTAGTTTCTTTAATATTGTACTAATTAAAATCCTACCCATAATCGAATTTCCTTTAAAAATTTTAGGTGTAGCATATATGCTATATTTAGCTTTTAAAGTACTCACTAGTAAAACTAGCACAGATCCCGATGGAAAATATACTGAAAATTTATTTACAGTGGGGATTTTCCTTCAGTTTATTAATCCTAAAGGGATACTATTCGGACTAACTGTAGTATCCACTTTTATTCTCCCTTACTACAATTCATATTCAAGTTATCTACTTTTTTCATTATTTCTAGGTGTAGTTGGATTAATGAGCACATTTAGTTGGAGCTTATTTGGTTCCGTGTTTCAAAAACTTTTGTTGAAGCATACTAAATCATTTAACATCATTATGGCCATTTTATTAGTTTTCAGTGCAATTTCAATAGTAGTCAATTAA
- a CDS encoding N-acetylmuramoyl-L-alanine amidase, with the protein MAKYSLHAGHNSIVQGANYGNRKEHIMDRQVKDAVVAKLRALGHTVYDDTDEVGTTQAQNLNNIVSKTNSHDVDLVVSFHLNSYDTKANGVEVLYYDQQALSAKIAAQLSKDIGWSNRGAKERKDLYVLANTKAPAILIELGFIDNEADMAKWNPDKIANSIVYALTGQSGGTTPPSNKNIIQSGAFSPHETPDVMGALTSLKMTANFILQSDGLTYFISEPTSDAQLKGMTDYLDRKGWWYEVK; encoded by the coding sequence ATGGCTAAATATAGTTTGCATGCAGGTCATAACAGTATTGTACAAGGCGCGAATTATGGGAATCGGAAAGAACACATTATGGATCGCCAAGTTAAGGATGCGGTTGTTGCTAAATTAAGAGCATTAGGGCATACAGTTTATGATGATACTGATGAAGTAGGGACAACGCAGGCACAAAATTTAAATAACATCGTATCAAAAACAAACTCACATGATGTAGACTTAGTAGTTTCATTTCACTTAAACTCATATGATACGAAAGCAAATGGTGTTGAAGTACTTTACTATGATCAACAAGCTTTATCAGCAAAGATAGCAGCACAACTTTCAAAAGATATTGGCTGGTCAAATCGTGGTGCAAAGGAACGTAAAGACCTTTATGTGTTAGCGAATACGAAAGCACCTGCAATCTTAATTGAACTTGGATTTATCGATAATGAAGCAGATATGGCAAAATGGAATCCAGATAAGATTGCAAATTCAATTGTTTATGCATTAACTGGGCAATCTGGTGGGACAACTCCGCCATCCAATAAAAATATCATTCAATCAGGAGCTTTTTCACCGCATGAAACACCGGATGTAATGGGAGCATTAACGTCCCTAAAAATGACAGCAAACTTCATCTTACAATCTGATGGTCTAACATATTTTATCTCTGAACCAACCTCAGATGCGCAACTTAAGGGAATGACAGATTACCTTGATCGTAAAGGCTGGTGGTATGAAGTTAAGTAA